One Rissa tridactyla isolate bRisTri1 chromosome 4, bRisTri1.patW.cur.20221130, whole genome shotgun sequence DNA window includes the following coding sequences:
- the PIEZO1 gene encoding piezo-type mechanosensitive ion channel component 1 isoform X1, with amino-acid sequence MERRALCAGLYWLLLPLALLAACLFRFNVLSLVYLLFLLLLPWFPGPTPRSAGGHTVRLLKALLGTSILFLLAHFVFQICLYTLPILDQLLGPSCSTWEVLARHIGVTRLDLSDIPNSVRLVAPDVGILLVSSLCLCLCRHLVPKAGAVARSRRPESLEPPERGEEQDVERHGDTADGDTPLSTRLRVTAHWLLWLAGKGLAILLLALAGITLPSASSSVYYLLFVGLCTWWACHLPASRLAFDTLCVLIGVYAGGHLLCLYAYQTPFVQGVFPPPTIWARVFGFKDIILYRNCSWPNALVLNTDHPWPVYTNPGILLLLYYTVATLVKLRRLDARRTAAPAQPPARSPERELVELESWPKDTDGVAEDTKPMLSPSTGKPGAGAENCTIHVMGNSPQPGKSIPTTASPFLWPARGPGGGSRSPSPWPGRRRPAERLPLHALGHVIMKQSYVCALIAMMVWSITYQSWLTFVLLLWACLIWTVRSRHHFAMLCSPFLLLYGIALCSLQYVWGMDLAPELPTRVGFMSLKQLGLEHPTYPCLDLGAKLLFTLTFWLLLREFVKEKLLTRRSPATPLLEVTVSDAEPSRQRDILKALGVLVRDFYAKYWICVCAGMFIVVSFAGRLVVYKIVYMLLFLLCLTLFQVYYSLWRKVLKGFWWLVVAYTMLVLIAVYTFQFEDFPMYWRNLTGLTYEQLGDLGLEQFSVSELFSSTLIPGFFLLACILQLHYFHRPFMHITDLDHIPTATPSPCHIPRPEELHGSRLLRDVAAADSAETGDSDTASQVPTKWGLVLERLIVLGWTFSDTLTRGQVFVRRLLELHILKLVALYTVWVALQEVSLMNFLLVLLWTFAMPYCRFRHMASCLSTIWTCIIIVCKMLYQLKIVDPSEYSSNCTQPQLNGTNLSPEEMGNSTLYCGPVDPANWFGIRKGYPNLGYIQNHLLVLLLLVFEAVVYRRQEYYRKQHQLVAPVTETIFEDISREHLDHGLGSCAKYFLNYFYYKFGLEICFLMTVNVIGQRMNLMVILHGCWLVVILTRRRRAAIARLWPKYCLFLVIFFLCQYLLCVGMPPALCVDYPWRWSRDIPFNSALIKWLYLPDFFVPPKSTNLINDFVLLLCVAQQWRVFEAERTEEWLRAAGENADRLDLARDPHNPTPNFIHCRSYLDMAKVVVFRYLFWFVLVVVFITGATRISLFGLGYLLACFYLLLFGTAMLRKPARARLVLWDCLILYNITVIISKNMLSLLSCVFVQQMQSNFCWVIQLFSLVCTVKGYYDPKEMGKDQDCSLPVEEAGIIWDSICFFFLLLQRRVFLSYYYLHVMLDLQASALQASRGVALFKASTLKSMRSHRLAEKKSLAQLKRQMERIRAKQEKYHQERLPRSTAEGEDEASPAPGSPVDPSRQRERWWRPWLDHAAVLHSGEYFLFESDSEEEEEAMLEEPRPGRQSAFQLAYQAWVTNTRTALQQQEQPEAPGAEVAAGDSGRREELEAPEEAEGQEEEEEEGSERSNVVQRALNTLRFLWVLCRAMVDGLTQWLDACTREHADMSNVLRLERYVLTRRLATGEDVHRGVLDELYLLPPEEPPEESSPQGSGGADPQNGVASSGHQGDTPAPEGYPLPRGSQEPVISGSREEVAGSQELLALPQNRSRTASELLLSRRLYFPELEESEKFYQSHNRFLKLLLAGYRCVAAHSELLCYFIIILNNMVTASVISLFLPILVFLWAMLSIPRPSKRFWMTAIIFTEVMVVVKYLFQFGFFPWNGYAMLVRNEGKPFFPPRILGLEKTDRYIKYDLIQLLALFFHRSLLLAYGLWDHEEDPFPKKKAEVERVEDEEEEERRAEAVSPPLPVGEEGTEALAEPEPPGAAVGLEPEGDAVGQEEGTKATQLRFRRKRWRGKKLETAPEEEHGEEEEKEEEEKEEEKEEEEEEEEAKQSHAQKKLKAFGLRVKLFFLTMAQNMYQPVRGFFWDILHTQHRAATDVYAFMFLADVVDFIIIIFGFWAFGKHSAAADITSSLSDDQVPEAFLVMLLIQFTTMVIDRALYLRKTVLGKLIFQVILVFSIHLWMFFILPAVTERLFSLNTVAQLWYFVKCIYFSLSAYQIRCGYPTRILGNFLTKKYNHLNLFLFQGFRLVPFLVELRAVMDWVWTDTTLSLSNWMCVEDIYANIFIIKCSRETEKKYPQPKGQKKKKIVKYGMGGLIILFLVAIIWFPLLFMSLVRSVVGVVNHPIDVTVTLKLGGYEPLFTMSAQQQSIQPFTPQDYEALTNEFERQPVAMQFITLYGYEDIVTARIEGSSGSLWSISPPSREQMRRELQNGSSDITLRLTWTFQRDLGKGGTVEHTFDKHTTDLQPGAPQRMELAQLLQGTRDSPVQVPKLFPKYIRAPNGPEANPVKQLLPDGEDSYLDVEVQLKRERARAGRGGDSFLEWWVVRLKEAPPHDGNILPMVIFNDKVSPPSLGFLAGYGIMGLYVSIVLVIGKFVRGFFSEISHSIMFEELPCVDRILKLCQDIFLVRETGELELEEELYAKLIFLYRSPETMIKWTREKE; translated from the exons ATGGAGCGGCGGGCGCTGTGCGCCGGGCTGTACTGGCTACTGCTGCCGCTCGCCCTGCTCGCCG cctgcctCTTCCGCTTCAACGTCCTCTCCCTGGTGTACCTGctcttcctgctgctcctgccatggTTCCCGGGGCCCACCCCGCGCTCGGCCGGAG GTCACACTGTCCGCCTCCTCAAAGCTCTGCTGGGGACcagcatcctcttcctcctcgcccACTTCGTTTTCCAAATATGCCTGTACACGCTGCCCATCCTGGACCAGCTGCTGGGGCCCAGCT GCAGCACCTGGGAGGTCCTTGCCCGGCACATCGGGGTCACCAG gcTGGACTTGAGCGACATCCCCAACTCGGTGCGTCTGGTGGCGCCCGACGTTGGCATCCTGCTGGTCTCGtccctctgcctctgcctgtgccGCCACCTCGTCCCCAAGGCCGGTGCTGTCGCCCGCAGCCGGAGGCCGGAGTCCCTGGAGCCCCCTGAGCGG GGGGAAGAGCAGGACGTGGAGCGTCACGGTGACACGGCCGACGGGGACACGCCGCTCAGCACCAGGCTGCGGGTGACGGCTCACTGGCTGCTCTGGCTGGCCGGGAAGGGCCTGGCCATCCTGCTGCTGGCCTTGGCCG GGATCACCCTGCCCTCCGCCTCCTCCAGCGTCTACTACCTGCTCTTCGTGGGGTTGTGCACCTGGTGGGCCTGCCACCTCCCCGCCAGCCGCCTGGCCTTCGACACCCTCTGCGTCCTCATCGGCGTCTACGCGGGCGGCCACCTCCTCTGCCTCTATGCCTACCAGACACCCTTCGTCCAGGGGGTCTTCCCGCCCCCCACCATCTGGGCACG GGTGTTTGGCTTCAAGGACATCATCCTCTACCGCAACTGCTCCTGGCCCAACGCCCTGGTGCTCAACACCGACCACCCCTGGCCTGTCTACACCAACCCCGGCATCCTGCTCCTGCTCTACTACACCGTGGCCACCCTGGTGAAGCTGCGCCGGCTGGATGCCAgg AGAACTGCGGCACCGGCACAGCCACCGGCAAGGTCCCCGGAGAGGGAACTGGTGGAGCTGGAGAGCTGGCCCAAGGACACCGATGGCGTGGCTGAGGACACCAAG cccatgCTGTCCCCCAGCACCGGGAAGCCAGGCGCCGGGGCTGAGAACTGCACCATCCACGTTATGGGCAACTCGCCGCAGCCGGGTAAGTCCATACCCACCACCGCCTCCCCCTTCCTGTGGCCAGCCCGTGGCCCAGGGGGTGGCTCACGGTCCCCCTCCCCGTGGCCAGGCAGGAGGCGTCCGGCGGAGCGGCTGCCCCTGCACGCCTTGGGCCATGTCATCATGAAGCAGAGCTACGTCTGCGCCCTCATCGCCATGATG GTGTGGAGCATCACCTACCAGAGCTGGCTGACCTTcgtgctgctgctctgggcatGCCTCATCTGGACGGTGCGGAGCCGGCATCACTTCGCCATGCTCTgctcacccttcctcctcctctacGGCATCGCCCTCTGCAGCCTGCAGTACGTCTGGGGCATGGATCTGGCCCCCGAGCTGCCCACCCGCGTCGGCTTCATGAGCCTcaagcagctggggctggagcaccccACATATCCCTGCTTGGACCTGGGGGCCAAG CTCCTGTTCACCCTCAccttctggctgctgctgcggGAGTTCGTTAAGGAGAAGCTGCTAACGAGGAGGTCCCCAGCCACCCCGCTCCTGGAGGTGACCGTCTCAGATGCGG AGCCCAGCCGGCAGCGGGACATTCTgaaggccctgggggtcctggtgcgGGATTTCTACGCCAAATACTGGATCTGCGTCTGCGCCGGCATGTTCATCGTGGTGAGCTTCGCCGGGCGCCTCGTCGTCTACAAGATCGTCTACatgctcctctttctcctctgcctcACCCTCTTCCAG gtGTACTACAGCCTGTGGCGCAAGGTTCTGAAGGGCTTCTGGTGGCTGGTGGTGGCGTACACCATGCTGGTGCTCATCGCCGTCTACACCTTCCAGTTTGAAGACTTCCCCATGTACTGGAGGAACCTGACGGGCCTCACCTATGAGCA gctgggcGACCTGGGCCTGGAGCAGTTCAGCGTCTCCGAGCTCTTCTCCAGCACCCTCATCCCAGGCTTCTTCCTCCTGGCCTGCATCCTCCAGCTCCATTACTTCCACCGGCCGTTCATGCACATCACTGACCTGGACCACATCCCCACTGCCACCCCGTCACCCTGCCACATCCCCAG GCCTGAGGAGCTGCACGGGAGCCGGCTCCTGCGGGATGTGGCTGCTGCCGACAGCGCCGAGACGGGCGACTCTGATACCGCGTCGCAGG TGCCCACCAAATGGGGGCTGGTGCTGGAGCGCCTGATCGTGCTGGGCTGGACCTTCTCGGACACGCTCACCCGTGGGCAGGTCTTCGTGAGGCGCCTGCTGGAGCTCCACATCCTCAAGCTGGTGGCCCTCTACACCGTCTGGGTGGCCCTGCAGGAG GTATCGCTGATGAACTTCTTGCTGGTGCTGCTGTGGACCTTCGCCATGCCCTACTGCCGCTTCCGCCACATGGCCTCCTGCCTCTCCACCATCTGGACCTGCATCATCATTGTCTGCAAGATGCTCTACCAGCTCAAGATTGTTGACCCCAGCGAGTACTCCAGCAACTGCACTCAG CCCCAGCTCAATGGCACCAACCTGAgcccggaggagatgggcaacTCCACGCTGTACTGTGGTCCCGTGGACCCTGCCAACTGGTTCGGCATCCGCAAGGGCTACCCCAACCTGGGCTACATCCAg AACCacctcctggtgctgctgctgctggtgttcgAGGCGGTGGTGTACCGGCGCCAGGAGTACTACCGCAAGCAGCACCAGCTGGTGGCCCCCGTCACCGAGACCATCTTTGAGGACATCTCCCGCGAGCACCTCGACCACGGCCTTGGCAGCTGTGCCAAATACTTCCTCAATTACTTCTACTACAAGTTTGGCTTGGAG atcTGCTTCCTGATGACGGTGAATGTGATCGGGCAGCGGATGAACCTGATGGTGATCCTGCACGGCTGCTGGCTGGTTGTCATCCTGACGCGGCGTCGGCGGGCGGCCATCGCCCGCCTCTGGCCCAAATACTGCCTCTTCCTCGTCATCTTCTTCCTCTGCCAGTACCTGCTGTGCGTGGGCATGCCGCCCGCCCTCTGCGTGG ACTATCCGTGGCGCTGGAGCCGGGACATCCCCTTCAACTCGGCGCTCATCAAGTGGCTCTACCTGCCCGACTTCTTCGTGCCCCCTAAGTCCACCAACCTCATCA ATGACTTCGTGCTGCTGCTGTGCGTGGCCCAGCAATGGCGGGTGTTCGAGGCCGAGCGCACCGAGGAGTGGCTGCGGGCAGCTGGCGAGAACGCCGACCGGCTCGACCTGGCGCGGGACCCCCACAACCCCACGCCCAACTTCATCCACTGCCG GTCATACCTGGACATGGCAAAGGTGGTGGTTTTCCGCTACCTCTTCTGGTTCGTCCTGGTGGTGGTCTTCATCACCGGTGCCACCCGCATCAGCCTCTTTGGCCTCGGCTACCTGCTGGCCTGcttctacctcctcctcttcGGCACTGCCATGCTGCGCAAGCCGGCGCGGGCTCGCCTCGTGCTCTGGGACTGCCTCATCCTCTACAACATCACCGTCATCATCTCCAAAAACATGCTGTCG CTCCTCTCCTGCGTCTTCGTGCAGCAGATGCAGAGCAACTTCTGCTGGGTGATCCAGCTCTTCAGCCTGGTCTGCACCGTCAAGGGCTACTACGACC CCAAGGAGATGGGCAAGGACCAGGACTGCTCACTGCCCGTGGAGGAGGCGGGCATCATCTGGGACAGCATCTgcttcttcttcctcctgctccagcgCCGCGTCTTCCTCAGCTACTACTACTTGCACGTCATGCTGGACCTCCAGGCCTCTGCCCTGCAGGCTTCCAG GGGTGTCGCGCTGTTCAAGGCCAGCACCCTGAAGAGCATGCGCTCCCACCGGCTAGCCGAGAAGAAGTCGCTGGCCCAGCTGAAGCGGCA GATGGAGCGGATCCGAGCCAAGCAGGAGAAGTACCACCAGGAGCGGCTGCCCAGAAGCACTGCCGAGGGGGAGGATGAGGCCAGCCCAG CACCCGGCAGCCCGGTGGACCCTTCCCGGCAGAGGGAGCGGTGGTGGCGGCCATGGTTAGACCACGCCGCAG TGCTGCATTCGGGGGAATACTTCCTCTTCGAGTcggacagcgaggaggaggaggaggcgatgcTGGAGGAGCCGCGGCCGGGCAGGCAGAGCGCCTTCCAG CTCGCCTACCAGGCCTGGGTGACCAACACCAGGACggcactgcagcagcaggagcagccggagGCACCCGGTGCCGAGGTCGCTGCAG GGGACAGCGGAAGGAGAGAGGAGTTGGAGGCACCCGAAGAGGCTGAAggccaggaggaagaggaggaggaaggctctg AGCGGAGCAACGTGGTGCAGCGGGCGCTGAACACCCTGCGGTTCCTGTGGGTGCTGTGCCGGGCCATGGTGGACGGGCTGACCCAGTGGCTGGACGCCTGCACCCGGGAGCACGCCGACATGTCCAACGTCCTGCGCCTCGAGAGATACGTCCTCACGCGCCGCCTGGCCACG GGAGAGGATGTGCACCGTGGGGTCCTGGACGAGCTCTACCTGCTGCCACCGGAGGAACCCCCCGAGGAGTCGAGCCCGCAGGGGTCAGGGGGTGCGGACCCCCAAAACGGCGTCGCTTCCAG CGGGCACCAAGGAGACACCCCTGCCCCGGAAGGATACCCGCtgcccaggggcagccaggagccGGTGATCTCGGGGTCTcgggaggaggtggctgggtcTCAGGAGCTCCTGGCCCTGCCCCAGAACCGGAGCCGGACGGCCAGCGAGCTCCTCCTGAGCAG GCGGCTGTACTTCCCTGAGCTGGAAGAGTCCGAGAAGTTTTATCAGTCCCACAACCGGttcctgaagctgctgctggctgggtaCCGCTGCGTGGCTGCCCACTCCGAGCTGCTCTGCtacttcatcatcatcctcaaCAACATGGTGACCGCCTCCGtcatctccctcttccttcccatcctCGTCTTCCTCTGGGCCATGCTCTCCATCCCCAGGCCCAGCAAGCGGTTCTGGATGACGGCCATCATCTTCACTGAG GTCATGGTGGTGGTGAAATACCTCTTCCAGTTTGGGTTCTTCCCCTGGAACGGCTATGCCATGCTGGTGCGCAATGAGGGCAAGCCCTTCTTCCCACCCCGCATCCTGGGTTTGGAGAAGACCGACCGCTACATCAAGTACGACCTCATCCAGCTCCTGGCGCTCTTCTTCCATCGCTCCCTGCTGCTG GCCTATGGGCTGTGGGACCATGAGGAGGACCCCTTCCCCAAGAAGAAGGCAGAGGTGGAGCGggtggaggatgaggaagaagaggagaggcGGGCAGAAGCAGTGTCCCCACCACTGCCGGTGGGTGAGGAAGGGACAGAGGCGCTGGCAGAGCCGGAGCCACCGGGCgcagccgtggggctggagcCAGAGGGCGATGCCGTGGGGCAGGAAGAGGGGACCAAGGCCACACAGCTCCGCTTCAGGAGGAAGAGGTGGCGGGGGAAGAAGCTGGAAACGGCTCCGGAGGAAG agcatggggaggaggaggagaaggaggaggaggagaaggaggaggagaaggaggaggaggaggaggaagaagaggcaaaacAGAGCCATGCTCAGAAGAAGCTGAAGGCGTTTGGGCTGCGGGTCAAGCTCTTCTTCCTCACCAT ggcgcAGAACATGTACCAGCCGGTGCGTGGATTCTTCTGGGACATCCTGCACACCCAGCACCGGGCAGCCACTGATGTCTACGCCTTCATGTTCCTGGCTGACGTGGTcgacttcatcatcatcatcttcggCTTCTGGGCGTTTGGG AAACACTCAGCGGCCGCCGACATCACCTCCTCGCTGTCGGATGACCAAGTGCCAGAGGCCTTCCTGGTCATGCTGCTCATCCAGTTCACCACCATGGTCATCGACCGTGCGCTCTACCTCCGCAAGACCGTGCTGGGCAAGCTCATCTTCCAGGTCATCCTGGTCTTCAGCATCCACCTCTGGATGTTCTTCATCCTGCCAGCAGTCACGGAAAG GTTGTTCAGCCTCAACACGGTGGCCCAGCTGTGGTACTTCGTGAAGTGTATCTACTTCTCGCTGTCAGCCTACCAGATCCGCTGCGGCTACCCCACCCGCATCCTGGGCAACTTCCTCACCAAGAAATACAACCACCTCAACCTCTTCCTCTTCCAAGG GTTTCGCCTCGTGCCCTTCCTGGTGGAGCTGCGGGCTGTCATGGACTGGGTCTGGACGGACACCACGCTGTCCCTCTCCAACTGGATGTGCGTGGAGGACATCTATGCCAACATCTTCATCATCAAGTGCAGCCGCGAGACAGAGAAG AAATACCCCCAGCCCAaggggcagaagaagaagaagatcgTGAAGTATGGCATGGGGGGCCTCATCATCCTCTTCCTCGTGGCCATCATCTGGTTCCCGCTGCTCTTCATGTCGCTGGTGCGCTCCGTGGTGGGCGTTGTGAACCACCCCATCGATGTCACTGTCACCCTCAAACTGGGGGGGTACGAG CCGCTGTTCACCATGAGCGCCCAGCAGCAATCCATCCAGCCCTTCACCCCCCAGGACTACGAAGCTCTCACCAACGAGTTTGAGAGGCAGCCG GTGGCCATGCAGTTCATCACGCTCTACGGCTACGAGGACATCGTGACGGCCCGCATCGAGGGCAGCTCGGGATCGCTCTGGAGCATCAGCCCCCCCAGCCGGGAGCAGATGCGACGGGAGCTGCAGAACGGCTCCTCCGACATCACCCTCCGCCTCACCTGGACCTTCCAGAG GGACCTGGGCAAGGGGGGGACGGTGGAGCACACCTTCGACAAGCACACCACTGACCTGCAGCCCGGCGCGCCCCAGCGCATGGAGctggcccagctgctgcagggcacccGCGACTCCCCCGT GCAAGTGCCCAAACTCTTCCCCAAATACATCCGGGCACCCAACGGCCCTGAAGCCAACCCagtgaagcagctgctgccag atGGGGAGGACAGCTACTTGGATGTGGAGGTGCAACTGAAACGGGAGCGTGCACGTGCCGGCCGAGGAGGTGACAGCTTCTTGGAGTGGTGGGTGGTGCGGCTGAAAGAGGCCCCCCCACACGACGGCAACATCCTCCCCATGGTCATCTTCAACGATAAAGtcagcccccccagcctgggcttcTTGGCTGGCTACGG GATCATGGGGCTGTACGTCTCCATCGTGCTGGTAATCGGGAAGTTCGTGCGGGGCTTCTTCAGCGAGATCTCGCACTCCATCATGTTCGAGGAGCTGCCCTGCGTGGATCGCATCCTGAAGCTGTGCCAGGACATCTTCCTGGTGCGGGAGACGGGCGAGCtggagctggaagaggagctctACGCCAAGCTCATCTTCCTCTACCGCTCCCCTGAGACTATGATCAAGTGGACACGGGAGAAGGAGTAA